A window of Eikenella corrodens contains these coding sequences:
- the accC gene encoding acetyl-CoA carboxylase biotin carboxylase subunit has product MLKKVLIANRGEIALRVLRACREMGIATVAVHSTADNDSLHVKLADESVCIGPAPSAQSYLHIPSIIAAAEVTGADAIHPGYGFLAENDRFAEQVEESGFIFIGPRAETIRLMGDKVSAKKAMLESGVPCVPGSDGALSDDPDEILKTAERVGYPVIIKASGGGGGRGMRVVEKREDLIKAVEMTKAEAEAAFGNPMVYMERFLQRPRHVEVQVLADEHGNAIYLGERDCSMQRRHQKVIEEAPAPGITAKEREKIGKACVAACKRIGYRGAGTFEFLYEDGEFFFIEMNTRVQVEHPVTELITGIDIVQEQLRIAAGLPLQYKQKDVVIQGHAFECRINAEDPYSFIPSPGCITSCHLPGGFGVRVDSHIYQGYRIPPNYDSLIGKICVYGKDRAQAMAKMRVALAELTVSGIKTNAPLHDDLFRDPGFAKGGVSIHYLEHWLEERKAQLQAEKQAEK; this is encoded by the coding sequence ATGCTGAAAAAAGTCCTCATCGCCAACCGTGGCGAAATCGCTCTGCGCGTATTGCGCGCCTGCCGCGAAATGGGCATCGCCACCGTGGCCGTGCATTCCACTGCCGACAACGACAGCCTGCACGTTAAGCTGGCCGACGAATCCGTCTGCATCGGCCCCGCCCCCTCTGCACAGAGCTATCTGCACATTCCCTCCATCATCGCCGCCGCCGAAGTAACCGGCGCCGACGCCATCCACCCCGGCTACGGCTTCCTGGCTGAAAACGACCGCTTTGCCGAGCAGGTGGAGGAATCCGGCTTCATCTTCATCGGCCCGCGTGCCGAAACCATCCGCCTGATGGGCGACAAAGTGTCTGCCAAAAAAGCCATGCTCGAATCCGGCGTACCCTGTGTGCCCGGCTCGGACGGCGCGCTTTCCGACGATCCCGACGAAATCCTGAAAACCGCCGAACGCGTGGGCTACCCCGTGATCATCAAGGCTTCCGGCGGCGGCGGCGGGCGCGGTATGCGCGTGGTGGAAAAACGCGAAGACCTGATTAAGGCCGTGGAAATGACCAAGGCCGAAGCCGAAGCCGCCTTCGGCAATCCGATGGTGTATATGGAACGCTTCCTGCAACGCCCGCGCCACGTGGAAGTGCAGGTGCTGGCCGACGAGCACGGCAACGCCATTTATCTGGGCGAGCGCGACTGCTCCATGCAGCGCCGCCACCAAAAGGTAATCGAAGAAGCGCCCGCGCCCGGCATCACCGCCAAAGAGCGCGAGAAAATCGGCAAAGCCTGCGTGGCCGCCTGCAAACGCATCGGCTACCGCGGCGCCGGCACATTTGAATTTCTGTATGAAGACGGCGAATTTTTCTTCATCGAAATGAACACCCGCGTGCAGGTGGAACACCCCGTAACCGAGCTGATTACCGGCATCGACATCGTGCAGGAACAGCTGCGTATCGCCGCCGGGCTGCCGCTGCAATACAAGCAAAAAGACGTGGTAATCCAAGGCCATGCCTTCGAGTGCCGCATCAACGCCGAAGACCCCTACAGCTTCATCCCCAGCCCGGGCTGCATCACCAGCTGCCATCTGCCTGGCGGCTTCGGCGTGCGTGTGGACAGCCACATCTACCAGGGCTACCGCATCCCGCCGAACTACGACAGCCTCATCGGCAAAATCTGCGTGTATGGCAAAGATCGCGCGCAAGCCATGGCCAAAATGCGCGTGGCACTGGCCGAGCTCACCGTGAGCGGCATCAAAACCAATGCCCCGCTGCACGACGACCTGTTCCGCGACCCCGGCTTCGCCAAAGGCGGCGTGAGCATCCATTATCTGGAGCACTGGCTGGAAGAGCGTAAGGCTCAGCTTCAAGCTGAAAAGCAGGCTGAAAAATAG
- a CDS encoding DUF6585 family protein, which yields MRHRKLGRQLATFRHTLTWTFLATIIFLLLMFILNAAIGKDIRASGDPANVVGWFNILFIAWYGIYVVGQFRSRLTLYEHGFILQTLFKEHVVVYREIRGIKSKFSQIESPGSFMHARIDTPQGRVLLKNNWKPRRDFYNFIAQFLFQDDEDDIIFH from the coding sequence ATGCGCCACCGCAAACTAGGCCGGCAACTCGCCACCTTCCGCCACACCCTCACTTGGACCTTTCTCGCCACCATTATCTTCCTGCTCCTGATGTTTATCCTGAATGCGGCCATAGGCAAAGACATCCGCGCCTCAGGCGACCCGGCCAATGTTGTGGGCTGGTTTAACATATTGTTCATCGCTTGGTATGGCATTTATGTAGTGGGGCAGTTCAGATCGCGCCTCACGCTGTACGAACACGGCTTTATCCTGCAAACCCTGTTTAAAGAACACGTTGTGGTGTATCGGGAAATTCGCGGCATTAAATCCAAATTCTCGCAAATCGAATCGCCCGGCTCGTTTATGCACGCCCGTATCGATACGCCGCAAGGCCGCGTGCTGCTGAAAAACAACTGGAAGCCGCGTAGAGATTTCTACAATTTCATCGCGCAATTCCTGTTTCAGGATGATGAAGACGACATAATCTTCCACTAA
- a CDS encoding S49 family peptidase: MKHIIRRNSEPNSGNWERDTLEKLLLEAYREQRRARIWKLIFRLLLIAFLALYLFAVFGKMGSLNPASAEPHTAVIRLEGTITAGENQAGKLRQGLEAAYKNKQVRGIIIRANSPGGSPVVSGVAYREIRRLRAEHPNIPVYVVAEDMCASGCYYIAAAADKIYADQSSIVGSIGVVGSGFDLTGLMRNMGIQRRQRTAGSNKGMGDPFSPETPEQTAIWQGMLDDIHQQFIKAVRDGRGKRLNEADNPDLFSGRVYTGNEALKTGLIDSLGDIYSVSRDIIKAPELVDYTPADDISRLFGKGVGTSVRQGLQEVSQEQLW; encoded by the coding sequence ATGAAACACATCATCCGCCGCAATAGCGAGCCCAACAGCGGCAACTGGGAGCGCGACACGCTGGAAAAACTCCTGCTTGAAGCCTACCGCGAGCAGCGCCGTGCCCGCATTTGGAAGCTCATTTTCCGACTATTGCTCATCGCCTTTCTGGCACTCTATTTGTTTGCCGTTTTCGGCAAGATGGGCAGCCTCAACCCCGCTTCCGCCGAGCCGCACACTGCCGTAATCCGCCTCGAAGGCACGATTACCGCCGGCGAAAACCAGGCTGGCAAACTGCGACAAGGTCTGGAAGCTGCCTATAAAAACAAACAGGTGCGCGGCATCATCATCCGCGCCAACAGCCCCGGCGGCTCACCCGTGGTATCCGGCGTGGCCTACCGCGAAATCCGCCGCCTGCGCGCCGAGCATCCCAATATCCCCGTGTATGTGGTGGCCGAAGACATGTGTGCCTCCGGCTGCTACTACATCGCCGCCGCCGCCGACAAAATTTATGCCGACCAATCCAGCATCGTCGGCAGCATCGGCGTGGTTGGCAGCGGCTTCGACCTTACCGGCCTGATGCGCAATATGGGCATCCAGCGCCGCCAGCGCACCGCAGGCAGCAACAAAGGCATGGGCGACCCCTTCAGCCCGGAAACCCCCGAGCAAACCGCCATCTGGCAAGGCATGCTGGACGACATCCACCAGCAATTCATCAAAGCCGTGCGCGACGGGCGCGGCAAACGCCTGAACGAAGCGGATAATCCCGACCTGTTCAGCGGCCGCGTGTACACCGGCAACGAAGCGCTCAAAACCGGCCTCATCGACAGCCTGGGCGACATCTACAGCGTATCGCGCGACATCATCAAAGCCCCCGAGCTGGTGGACTACACCCCCGCCGACGACATCAGCCGCCTGTTCGGCAAAGGCGTGGGCACCAGCGTGCGCCAAGGCCTGCAGGAAGTTTCGCAGGAACAGCTTTGGTAG
- a CDS encoding GlsB/YeaQ/YmgE family stress response membrane protein, which produces MIGIIIIGFIIGVLAKFLYPGGQRLGIVMTTLLGIGGSVLASWVGQTMGWYAIGQPAGWIASTLGAIAILAIFASLRK; this is translated from the coding sequence ATGATCGGCATCATTATCATCGGCTTCATCATCGGCGTTTTGGCCAAATTCCTGTATCCGGGCGGGCAGCGCCTGGGCATCGTCATGACCACGCTGCTCGGCATCGGCGGCTCGGTGCTGGCCAGCTGGGTCGGGCAGACGATGGGCTGGTATGCCATCGGCCAGCCCGCAGGCTGGATTGCCTCCACGCTGGGCGCCATAGCCATTCTGGCCATCTTCGCCAGCCTGCGTAAATAA